The Prevotella sp. oral taxon 299 str. F0039 genome has a segment encoding these proteins:
- the recJ gene encoding single-stranded-DNA-specific exonuclease RecJ, whose amino-acid sequence MHFKWKYLPPNQEEISEAKALGEKLNLSNILSLLLVRRGIKTESAAKRFFHPQLSELINPFLLKDMDVAVDRLNDAMGRKERILVYGDYDVDGCTSVALVYKFLRQYYSNIEYYIPDRYEEGYGVSQKGIDYAYKNDVKLIIILDCGIKAIEEITLAKSLGIDFIICDHHVPDEEMPPAVAIINPKRPDDTYPFKHLCGCGVGFKLMQAFAKNNGISFSRLAPLLDFCAVSIAADLVPVEGENRILAYHGLKQLNQNPSIGLKAIIDICGLEEKDVSMSDIIFKIGPRINASGRIDNGKQSVDLLVEKDYSKALQQAKHIDEYNEQRKDIDKQMTEEANQIVSRIENQKQQSSIVVYDENWKKGVVGIVASRLTEIYFRPTIVLTKDGNLATGSARSIMGVDVYAAIKHCRDLLLNFGGHTYAAGLTLHWDDIPKFKQRFQEYIENHILPEQKEATLEIDAQIDFKDISKKFFHDLKRFAPFGPSNPKPRFITKGVFDYGTSKVVGREQEHIKLELVDSKSSHVMNGIAFGQSKSARYIKSKRGFDIAYTLEENTFKRNLVQLQIEDIRPIEDDSTEEQ is encoded by the coding sequence ATGCATTTTAAATGGAAATATCTTCCTCCAAATCAAGAAGAAATATCTGAAGCAAAGGCATTAGGTGAGAAACTCAATTTAAGCAATATACTATCTTTATTGCTTGTTCGTCGTGGAATAAAGACCGAGTCTGCGGCTAAAAGGTTTTTTCACCCTCAGCTATCAGAATTGATTAATCCATTTCTTTTAAAAGATATGGATGTGGCAGTCGACCGCCTTAACGATGCCATGGGACGCAAAGAACGAATTCTTGTATATGGAGATTATGATGTAGATGGTTGCACTTCTGTTGCCTTAGTATATAAATTCCTTCGCCAATACTATTCAAATATAGAATATTACATTCCTGATCGCTACGAAGAAGGCTATGGAGTAAGTCAAAAAGGTATTGACTATGCTTATAAAAATGATGTTAAGCTCATTATAATTCTTGATTGCGGAATTAAAGCAATCGAAGAAATTACACTAGCAAAAAGCCTTGGTATCGACTTTATTATATGTGACCATCACGTACCTGATGAGGAAATGCCACCAGCTGTGGCCATTATCAACCCCAAAAGACCAGATGACACCTATCCCTTTAAACATCTTTGTGGCTGTGGTGTAGGCTTCAAACTCATGCAAGCCTTTGCTAAAAATAATGGAATATCATTCTCTCGTCTAGCTCCTCTACTCGATTTCTGTGCTGTTAGCATTGCCGCTGATCTCGTTCCTGTTGAAGGTGAGAACAGAATACTTGCTTATCATGGATTAAAACAATTAAACCAAAATCCTAGTATTGGCTTAAAAGCTATTATAGATATCTGTGGCTTGGAGGAAAAAGATGTGTCGATGAGCGATATCATCTTTAAGATTGGTCCTAGAATCAATGCTTCTGGACGCATAGACAATGGAAAGCAAAGCGTAGACTTATTGGTTGAAAAAGACTATTCTAAAGCCCTTCAACAAGCAAAGCATATCGATGAGTATAACGAACAACGCAAAGATATTGATAAACAGATGACCGAAGAGGCGAATCAAATTGTCTCTCGCATTGAAAATCAAAAGCAACAATCGTCTATTGTTGTTTATGATGAAAACTGGAAGAAAGGTGTTGTTGGAATTGTTGCATCCCGATTAACCGAAATATACTTCCGTCCTACCATTGTATTAACTAAAGACGGAAACCTTGCAACAGGCTCTGCACGAAGCATTATGGGTGTTGATGTGTATGCTGCAATAAAACATTGCAGAGATTTATTACTTAACTTTGGTGGACATACCTATGCAGCAGGATTAACTTTGCACTGGGACGACATTCCAAAGTTCAAGCAACGTTTTCAAGAATATATTGAAAATCATATTCTTCCAGAGCAAAAAGAAGCGACACTAGAGATTGATGCACAAATCGACTTTAAAGATATTTCAAAAAAATTCTTCCACGATTTAAAGCGTTTTGCACCTTTTGGTCCATCGAATCCCAAACCAAGATTTATAACAAAGGGTGTGTTTGATTATGGAACAAGTAAAGTTGTGGGGCGTGAACAAGAGCATATAAAACTTGAACTGGTTGATTCAAAATCAAGCCATGTGATGAATGGTATTGCATTTGGACAAAGTAAATCAGCTCGATATATCAAGTCTAAAAGAGGATTTGACATTGCTTATACCCTAGAAGAAAATACCTTTAAACGCAATCTCGTTCAACTACAAATTGAAGACATACGCCCAATAGAAGACGATTCAACAGAAGAACAGTAG